In one window of Fulvia fulva chromosome 5, complete sequence DNA:
- a CDS encoding RNA 3'-terminal phosphate cyclase: protein MGPIELDGRTLEGGAQLIRIALCLSALTGKAVQIDNIRGNRSGGRGLKAQHLACVKWLSHACNAHVEGAEKGSKTLLFRPDAERTGLSPAFKKNSIYGRSIYQCELDIGTAGSTGQALQAILPFILFTKLPTQDPIQLTVSGGTNVSGSPSFEYIKYVLLPTLQSIGFPPMTIELQKRGRSHGGSSIGSYILEIQPREEMVLPAFSFGLPDTAGSLQPFSHLRAIFLGPTHCHDEFKAYFSWRLKSQKSPWPDDPATEISCEDSQHEKRLYLILIPTIPTPPSPTPSSSTPSTSSTPYTLGADHLYFKKITNHSRAIREMVDRVTAELQSRWEGGTKVDENMRDQLVQL from the exons ATGGGGCCTATCGAACTAGATGGCCGGACTCTCGAAGGCGGTGCTCAACTAATCCGAATAGCGCTGTGTCTATCCGCACTAACTGGAAAGGCCGTCCAAATTGACAATATTCGCGGCAATCGCTCCGGCGGACGTGGTCTCAAGGCACAGCACCTGGCATGCGTGAAATGGCTGTCACATGCTTGCAATGCACATGTGGAAGGCGCTGAAAAGGGCAGCAAGACGTTGCTCTTCCGGCCGGACGCAGAGCGCACTGGACTTTCGCCTGCCTTCAAGAAAAACTCCATCTACGGTCGATCCATCTATCAGTGTGAACTTGACATTGGTACTGCTGGAAGTACTGGTCAGGCGCTACAGGCGATATTGCCATTTATCCTCTTCACCAAGCTTCCTACCCAAGATCCGATCCAGCTGACCGTGTCAGGAGGCACCAATGTTTCTGGCTCGCCTTCGTTTGAGTATATCAAATATGTCCTCTTGCCCACTCTACAGAGTATTGGATTCCCTCCGATGACCATCGAGCTGCAGAAGCGAGGCAGGAGCCACGGCGGATCTAGTATCGGATCTTACATTCTGGAAATACAGCCGCGAGAGGAAATGGTCTTGCCGGCATTCAGCTTCGGCCTGCCAGATACAGCCGGAAGTTTGCAGCCATTCTCGCATTTACGAGCAATCTTCCTGGGACCAACCCACTGCCACGACGAATTCAAAGCCTACTTCAGCTGGAGACTAAAATCCCAGAAATCGCCTTGGCCGGACGATCCAGCCACAGAAATCTCCTGCGAAGACAGCCAACACGAAAAGCGCCTCTACCTCATCCTAATCCCCACAATCCCCACACCACCATCACCTACACCCTCCTCCTCCACCCCCTCCACGTCATCAACCCCCTACACCCTCGGAGCAGACCACCTCTACTTCAAAAAAATCACCAACCATTCCCGCGCCATCAGGGAAATGGTAGATCGCGTGACCGCCGAGCTCCAATCGAGATGGGAGGGTGGCACGAAAGTTGACGAAAATATGCGTGATCAGCTGGTT CAGCTCTAG
- a CDS encoding Non-canonical non-ribosomal peptide synthetase FUB8: MPVDISETKDWEDWEHMNFEAQTGVEMRPFADDLVEMFVVRNPELEEYQAVFKMFPHLQEYQPRDLFSKHPTKRGLYKFAGRSDDIVAYSTGEKFNPSTVESVSITGRAILESIWPSVEALNKDCPGYAQIMRNMILVTKPDRPMPRAGKGTVQKRAAIKLHEAEIDALYDAVEHVQASTLDDTAVLDGGGSNLEDDLLAIARSTGAFGDDVSLDTDLFDLGLDSLGALQLVRAAQSLSARYNLERSIAAADVYQHRNLREIAKSLKGEQGDQKPAAEVMQELYEKLTGDLTSNVRPIGYPRPSEKVVLLTGSTGGLGSYLLHELLENPDVGEIVCLGRSADAEARQRASMAEKGLSTEFDSGKVSFLHADQSEPQLGLAPEVYRGLLEKVTDIIHNAWQVNFNATLAQMEPQLYGVRRFIDFAAESRHGALIFFVSTIGAVGALRNAEHGGEVMENVVEDWNTAGGLGYGQSKLIAERMLEAAAKRARVPSAICRVGQVAGPTTAKGVWQKQEALPSLIISSKYLGCLPASMGSLGIVDWIPVDLIARSMVELCFATSLSEDRALVYHTVNPHRATWKDFVPFLEKRLQLRTVHFA, translated from the exons ATGCCAGTAGACATCTCAGAGACGAAGGATTGGGAGGACTGGGAACACATGAATTTCGAAGCACAGACCGGAGTCGAGATGCGGCCTTTCGCGGATGATCTGGTCGAAATGTTCGTTGTGCGAAACCCAGAGCTGGAAGAATACCAGGCTGTCTTCAAAATGTTCCCCCATCTGCAGGAGTACCAGCCCAGAGACCTGTTCTCGAAACATCCGACGAAGAGGGGACTTTATAAGTTTGCGGGTCGAAGCGACGACATTGTGGCCTACTCGACAGGCGAGAAGTTTAATCCATCCACGGTTGAGAGCG TCAGCATTACTGGTCGAGCCATTCTGGAGAGCATTTGGCCAAGTGTTGAAGCGCTCAACAAGGATTGCCCAGGCTACGCCCAAATCATGCGGAACATGATTTTGGTGACCAAGCCGGATCGCCCGATGCCTAGAGCTGGGAAGGGAACGGTACAAAAGCGTGCCGCCATCAAGTTACACGAAGCCGAGATTGATGCCTTGTACGATGCGGTGGAGCACGTCCAAGCAAGCACTCTTGATGACACCGCTGTCCTCGATGGCGGTGGAAGCAACCTAGAAGACGACTTACTAGCCATCGCTCGTAGCACGGGCGCGTTTGGTGATGATGTGTCATTAGATACGGATCTGTTCGATCTTGGCCTTGATTCGCTTGGTGCGCTGCAGCTTGTACGTGCTGCGCAGAGCTTGTCCGCTCGCTACAACTTAGAGCGTAGCATCGCAGCGGCGGACGTGTACCAACACCGGAATCTACGAGAGATTGCGAAGAGCCTGAAAGGCGAGCAAGGTGATCAGAAACCTGCGGCAGAAGTCATGCAAGAGTTGTACGAAAAGCTCACAGGAGACTTGACGAGCAATGTCCGGCCGATAGGGTACCCGAGACCATCGGAGAAGGTGGTTCTGTTGACGGGATCGACCGGCGGGCTGGGCTCATATCTTCTTCATGAGCTCCTCGAGAATCCAGACGTGGGCGAGATTGTCTGTCTCGGACGATCAGCAGACGCAGAGGCTCGGCAGCGTGCCTCTATGGCCGAGAAAGGCTTGTCCACGGAGTTTGATTCCGGAAAGGTTTCATTCCTACATGCTGATCAGTCGGAGCCTCAATTGGGTCTGGCACCTGAGGTATATCGTGGGCTGCTCGAGAAGGTCACTGACATAATCCACAATGCGTGGCAGGTCAACTTCAACGCTACATTGGCACAGATGGAGCCGCAACTCTACGGTGTCCGTCGGTTCATCGATTTCGCCGCAGAGTCGCGACATGGGGCCTTGATCTTCTTTGTGTCGACCATTGGTGCAGTAGGAGCTCTCAGGAATGCAGAACACGGTGGCGAGGTGATGGAAAACGTGGTAGAAGACTGGAACACCGCTGGGGGCCTGGGATATGGACAGTCCAAGCTTATCGCCGAAAGAATGCTCGAAGCTGCTGCGAAGAGGGCCAGGGTTCCAAGCGCCATTTGTCGCGTGGGACAAGTAGCAGGCCCCACAACCGCCAAAGGTGTGTGGCAGAAGCAAGAAGCACTACCGAGCTTGATCATATCGTCGAAATACTTGGGCTGCTTGCCAGCGTCAATGGGCTCCTTGGGTATAGTGGACTGGATCCCCGTGGACCTCATTGCGCGATCGATGGTAGAGCTGTGCTTCGCTACAAGCCTCTCTGAAGATCGTGCGCTCGTCTACCACACGGTCAACCCGCACAGGGCAACTTGGAAGGACTTTGTGCCCTTCTTGGAGAAGCGACTACAGTTGCGGACAGTGCATTTCGCGTAA